The proteins below come from a single Salinilacihabitans rarus genomic window:
- a CDS encoding ABC transporter permease: MSTNEFDERTLRERIAENPKPALLWLLGALVLVALEFGRAAAGFLRVAGATRYGIETTATLPSQVQASLAESAGSVVGWVGFLVTALLLLALVAIVVKWLFVPISLVDRLGIEASTGVEDVLERALVTVLLGVLVALVVATPLGGVVDAVIARLAAGLEAASDLPTLTSRQTIPNEGYRAVDGGWEGTAFGLSPAWAWALRVAVIYAYAFVWLGWLWKGYEIFREHYREADWTPRDDSINRLRNHYWGVFGLLVVFMFVVMALWAQPLSPYTAEANIYSPYEHEFTHLDGDDYQTLTHGEANIMTRSQGGDSNVGMLSYDQYDRYHPFGTNQDGKDLFTFVAYGARVSLVIGVLATALMAFAATALALITAYYKGLVDLVTVVTADSVISLPRFLLVLLLSVVFKEANHPIATIYDGGILLALIFAATGWPLLWRAVRGPALQIAGQEWVDAARSYGQSPVATMQKHMSPYIAGYMLVYASLSLGGVIIGVAALSFLGLGVEAPTPEWGRAVYEGRSYVSTASWHISTLPGILVVLVVTGFNALGDGIRDAIDPESEGGSEAAGGAAATGGGG; this comes from the coding sequence ATGAGTACGAACGAATTCGACGAGAGAACGCTTCGGGAACGTATCGCCGAGAACCCGAAGCCGGCGCTGCTCTGGCTCCTCGGGGCACTGGTGCTGGTCGCCCTCGAGTTCGGCCGGGCCGCCGCCGGCTTCCTCCGGGTCGCAGGAGCGACCCGGTACGGGATCGAAACGACCGCGACGCTGCCGAGTCAGGTGCAGGCGTCGCTCGCGGAGTCGGCCGGCTCCGTCGTCGGGTGGGTCGGCTTCCTCGTGACGGCGCTGCTGTTGCTCGCGTTGGTGGCGATCGTCGTCAAGTGGCTGTTCGTCCCGATCTCGCTCGTCGACCGACTCGGGATCGAAGCGAGCACCGGCGTCGAGGACGTCCTCGAACGCGCGCTGGTGACGGTCCTGCTCGGCGTCCTCGTCGCGTTGGTCGTCGCGACGCCGCTCGGCGGCGTCGTCGACGCCGTCATCGCCCGGCTCGCGGCCGGGCTGGAGGCGGCGAGCGACCTGCCGACGCTGACCAGCCGCCAGACGATCCCCAACGAGGGGTACCGGGCGGTCGACGGCGGCTGGGAGGGCACCGCGTTCGGGCTCTCGCCGGCGTGGGCGTGGGCGCTTCGCGTGGCGGTCATCTACGCCTACGCGTTCGTCTGGCTCGGCTGGCTCTGGAAGGGCTACGAGATCTTCCGGGAACACTACCGCGAGGCCGACTGGACGCCCCGCGACGACAGCATCAATCGCCTGCGCAACCACTACTGGGGGGTGTTCGGACTCCTCGTCGTCTTCATGTTCGTCGTGATGGCGCTGTGGGCCCAGCCGCTGAGCCCGTACACGGCGGAGGCGAACATCTACAGCCCGTACGAACACGAGTTCACCCACCTCGACGGCGACGACTACCAGACGCTCACCCACGGCGAGGCCAACATCATGACCCGCTCGCAGGGTGGCGACAGTAACGTCGGCATGCTGAGCTACGACCAGTACGATCGGTACCATCCGTTCGGGACGAATCAGGACGGGAAGGACCTGTTCACGTTCGTCGCCTACGGCGCGCGCGTCTCACTCGTCATCGGGGTGTTAGCGACGGCACTGATGGCGTTCGCGGCGACCGCGCTCGCGCTGATCACCGCCTACTACAAGGGGCTGGTCGACCTCGTGACAGTCGTCACCGCCGACTCGGTGATCTCGTTGCCACGGTTCCTGCTGGTCCTGTTGCTCTCGGTGGTCTTCAAGGAGGCGAACCATCCGATCGCGACGATATACGACGGGGGGATACTCTTGGCACTGATATTCGCGGCGACGGGCTGGCCGCTGCTCTGGCGTGCGGTCCGCGGCCCGGCGCTACAGATCGCTGGACAGGAGTGGGTCGACGCCGCGCGGAGCTACGGTCAAAGCCCCGTGGCGACGATGCAAAAGCACATGTCGCCGTACATCGCCGGCTACATGCTCGTCTACGCGTCGCTGTCGCTCGGCGGCGTCATCATCGGCGTCGCGGCCCTCTCGTTCCTCGGCCTCGGCGTCGAGGCGCCGACCCCCGAGTGGGGGCGCGCGGTCTACGAGGGGCGGTCGTACGTCTCGACGGCCTCCTGGCACATCTCCACGCTGCCGGGGATCCTCGTCGTGCTGGTCGTGACGGGGTTCAACGCGCTGGGTGACGGCATCCGCGACGCGATCGACCCCGAGAGCGAGGGCGGTAGCGAGGCCGCTGGTGGCGCCGCCGCCACCGGGGGTGGTGGCTGA
- a CDS encoding ABC transporter permease, giving the protein MSRWRYLLRRLLLAIPVVLIGITITFIIVRMGPIDPVAAILGEQSGPAQRVQIERRLGLHRPLWEQYLDFVVSLLTFDLGQSWVIQPGRDVYSLLGTYAPRTLWLGFWAVTIPIFVGIPLGFYAGLNPNTWGDYLASFGGIIWRAMPNFWLAIMLLAVLRQSEKFFFGIDWYTIGPDISSIVGQPPLDFIGITGWATIGVLSIPTGLHFSATTLAASIKQIAPAAIVLGSALMGNELRISRTAVLETINSNYVETAKAKGVSNRVIVWKHVFRNALVPLVPIITNEAFVLIGGSVIVEVIFGINGIGYLFFQAAIQGDLPMVGSLMFVFILLIVSINILQDILYTILDPRVGYER; this is encoded by the coding sequence ATGAGTCGCTGGCGCTACCTCCTGCGCCGCCTCCTGCTGGCGATTCCGGTCGTTTTGATCGGGATTACGATTACGTTTATCATCGTTCGCATGGGGCCGATCGACCCCGTCGCCGCGATCCTCGGCGAGCAGTCGGGGCCGGCCCAGCGGGTGCAGATCGAACGGCGACTCGGACTCCACCGGCCGCTCTGGGAGCAGTACCTCGACTTCGTCGTCAGTCTCCTCACGTTCGACCTCGGCCAGTCGTGGGTCATCCAGCCGGGCCGGGACGTCTACAGCCTGCTCGGCACCTACGCCCCCCGGACGCTCTGGCTCGGGTTCTGGGCGGTGACGATTCCGATCTTCGTCGGCATCCCGCTTGGCTTCTACGCCGGGCTCAACCCGAACACCTGGGGGGACTACCTCGCCTCGTTCGGCGGCATCATCTGGCGGGCGATGCCGAACTTCTGGCTTGCGATCATGCTGCTTGCGGTCCTCCGGCAGTCCGAGAAGTTCTTCTTCGGGATCGACTGGTACACGATCGGGCCCGACATCAGCAGCATCGTCGGCCAGCCGCCGCTGGACTTCATCGGCATCACCGGGTGGGCGACGATCGGGGTCCTCAGCATCCCGACCGGCCTGCACTTCTCGGCGACGACGCTCGCCGCCTCGATCAAGCAGATCGCGCCGGCGGCGATCGTCCTCGGGTCGGCGCTGATGGGTAACGAACTCCGGATCAGCCGGACGGCCGTCCTCGAGACGATCAACTCGAACTACGTCGAGACCGCGAAGGCCAAGGGCGTCTCCAACCGGGTGATCGTCTGGAAGCACGTGTTCCGCAACGCGCTGGTCCCGCTCGTGCCGATCATCACCAACGAGGCGTTCGTCCTCATCGGCGGGTCGGTCATCGTCGAGGTGATCTTCGGCATCAACGGCATCGGCTACCTGTTCTTTCAGGCGGCGATCCAGGGTGACCTCCCGATGGTCGGCTCGCTGATGTTCGTCTTCATCCTGCTGATCGTCTCGATCAACATCCTGCAGGACATCTTGTACACGATTCTGGATCCGCGCGTGGGGTACGAACGATGA
- a CDS encoding ABC transporter substrate-binding protein — protein MPRDSTLKRRRFLKATGGAAGAAALAGCFGGDGDDGSDGSDGEDGSDGSDGSDGGSGSDDNVLNLQNSTMTSLDPIQSTDTASGRVVLQMYEGLAHYPDGVTDVEAILAEDFEISEDGLTYTFQLKEGVTFHNGEEMTADDFVYSWRRLAESPNSERGNFITNDSSALNIESEVDDEGELVPDSLAVEAVDDTTLEFTVGTPLPNALEILAYDSFAVIPEGYVGDIEGYDGEVDQGEFSTEAPVGTGPFEFDTWNPDAEARVTRFDDYHGSVANVDAVHWQILEDDEARYTAAMEGSLDIFTLPTAQYDPSLVDAETDDRGREIGTYGPMENGETADYVGVPQLSTYYLAFNAANTPRPVRQAIAYVTNHDELITQIFKERGEAAFTFLPPGVFPGGPDARDEFIQDYPYAANETDRDSAREVLEDAGYTEDDPYELTLTTYESDAFQEFGRLTRDKLSGLGIELELEESPFSTLIERGQNGELQFYSLGWTWSWPDPGYGMFGFEPENTDTSRMPEETNGYYLDWDEADSDASQKAQEAWETVVDNPEPDAEDVRNEAYVEMEEAIWEDMVCMPLYHQVMEQFYYDHVDAAPFGAMGEYQQVFNEVSLNN, from the coding sequence ATGCCACGGGATTCGACCCTGAAGCGACGACGGTTTCTGAAGGCGACTGGTGGGGCTGCTGGCGCCGCCGCGCTCGCCGGTTGTTTCGGCGGCGACGGTGACGACGGCTCTGACGGCTCGGACGGCGAGGACGGCTCTGACGGCTCGGACGGCTCGGACGGCGGGTCCGGGTCGGACGACAACGTCCTCAACCTCCAGAACTCCACGATGACCTCGCTGGACCCGATCCAGTCGACCGACACCGCGTCGGGGCGGGTCGTCTTGCAGATGTACGAGGGGCTCGCGCACTACCCCGACGGGGTGACCGACGTCGAAGCCATCCTCGCCGAGGACTTCGAGATCTCCGAGGACGGACTGACGTACACGTTCCAGCTGAAAGAGGGCGTGACGTTCCACAACGGCGAGGAGATGACGGCCGACGACTTCGTCTACTCCTGGCGGCGGCTGGCCGAGTCGCCGAACAGCGAGCGCGGGAACTTCATCACCAACGACTCGAGCGCCCTGAACATCGAGTCCGAAGTCGACGACGAGGGAGAGCTCGTCCCCGACAGCCTCGCGGTCGAGGCCGTCGACGACACCACCCTCGAGTTCACGGTCGGCACGCCGCTGCCGAACGCCCTCGAGATCCTCGCGTACGACTCGTTCGCGGTGATCCCCGAAGGGTACGTCGGCGACATCGAGGGGTACGACGGCGAGGTCGACCAGGGCGAGTTCTCGACCGAGGCCCCCGTCGGCACCGGTCCCTTCGAGTTCGACACCTGGAACCCCGACGCCGAGGCGCGCGTCACCCGGTTCGACGACTACCACGGGAGCGTCGCGAACGTCGACGCGGTCCACTGGCAGATCCTCGAAGACGACGAAGCGCGGTACACGGCCGCGATGGAGGGGAGCCTCGACATCTTCACGTTGCCGACCGCCCAGTACGATCCGAGCCTGGTCGACGCCGAGACCGACGACCGCGGCCGCGAGATCGGGACCTACGGGCCCATGGAGAACGGCGAGACCGCCGACTACGTCGGCGTCCCGCAGCTGAGCACGTACTACCTCGCGTTCAACGCGGCGAACACGCCGCGGCCCGTCCGACAGGCGATCGCGTACGTGACCAACCACGACGAGCTGATCACCCAGATCTTCAAGGAGCGCGGCGAGGCGGCGTTTACCTTCCTGCCGCCGGGCGTCTTCCCCGGCGGTCCCGACGCCCGCGACGAGTTCATCCAGGACTACCCCTACGCGGCCAACGAGACCGACCGCGACTCCGCCCGCGAGGTGCTCGAAGATGCGGGCTACACCGAGGACGACCCCTACGAGCTGACGCTGACGACCTACGAGTCCGACGCGTTCCAGGAGTTCGGTCGCCTCACCCGCGACAAGCTCTCCGGGCTCGGCATCGAACTCGAACTCGAGGAGTCGCCGTTCTCGACGCTCATCGAACGCGGCCAGAACGGTGAGCTGCAGTTCTACTCGCTGGGCTGGACCTGGAGCTGGCCCGACCCCGGCTACGGGATGTTCGGCTTCGAACCGGAGAACACCGACACCTCCCGGATGCCCGAGGAGACCAACGGCTACTACCTCGACTGGGACGAGGCGGACTCCGACGCCTCGCAGAAGGCCCAGGAGGCCTGGGAGACCGTCGTCGACAACCCCGAGCCCGACGCGGAGGACGTCCGCAACGAGGCCTACGTCGAGATGGAGGAGGCCATCTGGGAGGACATGGTCTGTATGCCGCTGTACCACCAGGTGATGGAGCAGTTCTACTACGACCACGTCGACGCCGCGCCGTTCGGGGCAATGGGCGAGTACCAGCAGGTCTTCAACGAAGTCTCGCTGAACAACTGA